In Borreliella afzelii, the genomic window ACAGTAGTTTTGAATATCGAAAGCATATCTTTGTACATGGAAGTTAATATTCCACCACTTAATGATATATGTTCTCCCGTCATTACTGGGTTATAGCTTACATATTCTGCTTTTCTATCATAATAGTTAATAACCGGGCGTTTAGAACAACTAGTATTGTAAGTTCGTGATATAAGTTCAGTTTTTGGTTTTATAAAAAACAATTGTGGTACATATCCAAAACCTTTAAAATCTAGTCTCGGGAATAGCAATAAAAAGTTATCTGCTCCAAAAAAAGTAAATAGTTGGGTTGCTATGTCTTTTATTAATTGTCTAATCTCTTCACAAGACATTTCCCCTTCTTTTTTATTTTCGCAATTGTTATTATTTGCATTTATAATGTCCGTAGAATCCTCTTTTTCTACAGGCGATATTGTTTTATTGTTAATAATTTTTTTATTGTTAATAGCCATAAGTAATTACCTTTTTATCAAAATTATGGGGTAGTGTTTGCCATATCCTCAGGTTTCCCTCCAGAAGGTGTAGACGAAGGTGGAGGAGGGCCTCCGGTGTCGTTGTTTTTGTTTTTGGTTTTAGGAGGGGTGGGATTGTCTTCAAAAGCCCAACCAACCAATGGCAACTTGGCAAAAAGGCTTTTCAGCCCTTTAAAAAAGGGCTGAATAACATGTGTTTGCAAAGTAAAGCCATTAAAGTAATCAGTGACCATTTTAATGAATTTAAGTATTGGATCCAAAACAGTGGTGGTTAAGTTTGCAAGAGTTTGCTCAGCTGAGGCCAAATTGCTATCAATCTCTTCTTTCGTATCTGCTTTTTTCGTAAGGCCAAAAGATTTAAAATCTTTAAACATTTCACCCAACATAGTAATTCTAGATTCGAGATCTACTTCGGCGCCACTTTGCCAAGCTTTTTTAGCATCTTCTATATATTTGTCTCCAACCCCCGACTTTTTTAGTAGATCAAAAAGCTCATCTCCCTCTCCACTAAGTAGACTATTAACAGCTTTTACAGCGTCCTCGCCGCTCATAGCGCCACTAGATTTAAGCGCAGCTGAAAACTCTACTGCTTTTTTTAAATTATTTAGATTTAGCATACCTAAATCTCTTAAAGTACCCTTAAAGACACTTGCTTGATTTAAAAACTCTTCTTTTTCTAAGTCGCGCTCGAATCCTTTCATTCCTTTAAGAGTTCCCAT contains:
- a CDS encoding DUF792 family protein, which produces MAINNKKIINNKTISPVEKEDSTDIINANNNNCENKKEGEMSCEEIRQLIKDIATQLFTFFGADNFLLLFPRLDFKGFGYVPQLFFIKPKTELISRTYNTSCSKRPVINYYDRKAEYVSYNPVMTGEHISLSGGILTSMYKDMLSIFKTTVFGNFLFRFDSHLVKEQLANRLQAQVPFTIYSPTFGLKELAIITNLTFKDTPFIDEVEVSLSIEVVKTFTLEKYKG
- a CDS encoding DUF759 family protein encodes the protein MSDKFTIKFKGILDHAATKKAIEQDITKMEKYLKPKKSSLGSTKDIVKSNLSDKKKELNKQSKFENLRERVEKYRLTQTKKLMKQGMGFEKARKEAFKRSLMSDRDKRRLEYKELAKESKAKSKMIGASQGKGLVAKIAIGSALGNIIGNAMSKAAGGLLGFAKKAVEEKSKTNRTELLNSAFFEKDERNTIMGTLKGMKGFERDLEKEEFLNQASVFKGTLRDLGMLNLNNLKKAVEFSAALKSSGAMSGEDAVKAVNSLLSGEGDELFDLLKKSGVGDKYIEDAKKAWQSGAEVDLESRITMLGEMFKDFKSFGLTKKADTKEEIDSNLASAEQTLANLTTTVLDPILKFIKMVTDYFNGFTLQTHVIQPFFKGLKSLFAKLPLVGWAFEDNPTPPKTKNKNNDTGGPPPPSSTPSGGKPEDMANTTP